A single genomic interval of Spinacia oleracea cultivar Varoflay chromosome 6, BTI_SOV_V1, whole genome shotgun sequence harbors:
- the LOC110787637 gene encoding uncharacterized protein encodes MANWSEIPRELVRKVASEHAETMEDFEEIGKLTHRRFYSLSKHMFQKINLPQHDDDDDDDDDHVRYFSSKGWLISVSMKNRNITLLDPASGKVIKLPTVPLNMLRCGGDWYDDSYLGYFSKFILSERPSSCDGDFTVAMMFDGTQQLVFWRPGEQKWTKPVVDFDINWVLDTCFFNGEFYAIDHLGKVMAFGSEISNRQPRIVVDLIDKGVLFEQTDGKFYLVEVESKLLVLHRHHLLLEDDEINPENTNEVCWTICFEVVELNVDDGKVKSVEGVGNRAIFIGLNSTFSVEASSGKRGCKPNCIYFTDDNCEHYHTEILGGESDMGIYSLDKGKLIERFYEGPSQFCFTTPPIWVERRGNI; translated from the exons ATGGCAAATTGGAGTGAGATCCCTCGAGAGCTTGTAAGAAAAGTTGCAAGTGAGCATGCGGAAACTAtggaagattttgaagaaattggAAAA TTGACACACCGCAGATTTTACAGCCTCTCAAAACACATGTTTCAAAAAATCAATTTGCCCCAACATGACGATGACGATGACGATGACGATGACCATGTGAGGTATTTCTCTTCAAAAGGTTGGCTTATTTCTGTGAGTATGAAAAACCGTAATATCACCCTTTTAGATCCCGCCTCTGGCAAAGTAATCAAGCTACCAACTGTTCCACTTAATATGCTACGGTGCGGCGGCGATTGGTATGATGACAGTTACTTAGGCTACTTTTCCAAATTTATTCTATCGGAAAGGCCGTCCTCTTGTGACGGCGATTTTACGGTGGCAATGATGTTCGACGGGACCCAACAATTGGTCTTTTGGAGACCCGGGGAACAAAAGTGGACTAAACCCGTCGTTGATTTTGACATTAATTGGGTGTTGGATACCTGTTTTTTTAATGGAGAATTTTATGCCATTGATCATTTAGGAAAGGTCATGGCTTTCGGAAGTGAGATCTCAAACCGCCAACCGCGAATTGTTGTAGACTTAATAGATAAAGGTGTTCTATTCGAACAAACTGATGGCAAGTTTTACCTAGTCGAAGTGGAAAGCAAATTATTGGTGTTACATAGGCATCATCTGTTACTTGAAGATGATGAGATAAATCCGGAGAACACAAATGAGGTGTGTTGGACCATATGTTTTGAGGTTGTTGAGTTGAATGTTGACGATGGCAAAGTCAAATCAGTTGAGGGTGTCGGCAATCGAGCTATTTTTATAGGTCTAAACTCTACCTTTTCAGTTGAAGCATCGTCGGGTAAACGTGGTTGTAAACCTAATTGTATTTATTTTACCGATGATAATTGTGAGCATTATCATACGGAGATTCTTGGAGGAGAAAGTGATATGGGAATTTACAGCTTAGATAAAGGAAAACTCATTGAACGATTTTACGAAGGTCCGTCACAATTTTGTTTCACCACTCCACCTATATGGGTGGAACGACGTGGGAACATCTAG
- the LOC110787647 gene encoding uncharacterized protein — protein MISARRKFYAVVKLDMNKAYDRVRWEFLFQALQAFGFPPYWINIIRLCVTTVSYQVLVNGEPTRAFQPLCGLRQGDPLSPYLFVLCMEVFSSILHRAERMHLIEGISISRGAPSISHLFFADDSLLFFRMSPEICDQVLALLSEFSSISGQVINYQKSFVNFSPNTPQDYCDFLAASLRLGQRSSLGPYLGVPVDMGRSKCDAFYGLVDCIARRIANFASLRMSSAAKLVVINSVLVASITHVLAVFKIPKSICERIDQLCLQFWWRSSADSRGISMLPASILHLPKGMGGLGIRSIQDFNQALLAKNAWRIVHNPQLLLSRLFRVRYPNLSLAGSRASGSRPSWGFRSLAVGFQVLDQGIAWKPGAGNHIRITQDTWVPGNLVRFKASVIESVKPTHVSSLLDPRSYAWNVELVHQLFDDHTASQILALERPSVQKDDFVYWKFSYDGKFTVRSAYAMLMGQNHNVASQTTIPSASWWKHFWGLKIMHKLKVFFWKLLRHSLSLASILQMGGMPIDPACSFCHQFPETFEHLFRDCPLITQFWAASSSLQVLLPNPSGSLENWCMGFMANCSSSRFHQALLDKFISLLWSVWILRNNIRFRNAVWDPGALSALLVSWTVRCSEVRAVSPPSSNQSRTLCPIPLDHPGLSRPVMDFSVICLICDGAWNSTTNGVRLDSSRSYNSVPFWGGGGQACVLASTLQAELLACLWGLRMAINRGFTKVLLFSNCAVLIDLVTSSQPGPVSITWALQDLRLRLRSLEMFSALKDHLGHFPRSRCSEVRSTAVQEVPRWCIGGGVGVRRRFPGVYTGCFGAISRGFSGAVWVRFAGWFRRCFAGYFRVFFRVFCRVFQPVFGGLVYVNSQATIWFGGVSKEVLLRGWCTLFGRVLAGCRRFVGGLFDAGRLFGGLLWPAVCVAVCVAFVWLSGARCWLAVCVAFVWLSVAGYVVVLCGCLCCCLCGCRWLATWLVYDIR, from the exons ATGATATCAGCGAGGAGGAAATTCTATGCAGTTGTCAAACTGGATATGAATAAGGCTTATGATAGAGTGCGCTGGGAGTTTTTGTTCCAGGCCTTACAAGCTTTTGGCTTTCCTCCTTACTGGATCAACATCATTAGGCTGTGCGTCACGACAGTGTCATATCAGGTCCTTGTAAATGGTGAGCCTACTCGGGCTTTTCAACCACTCTGCGGGTTGCGTCAAGGGGATCCTCTTTCCCCTTATTTGTTTGTTCTATGCATGGAAGTGTTCTCTTCTATTTTGCACCGTGCGGAAAGGATGCACTTGATTGAGGGGATTTCTATATCTCGTGGTGCTCCTTCGATCTCACACTTATTCTTTGCTGATgattctctcctctttttccgTATGTCGCCTGAAATTTGCGACCAGGTGCTTGCCTTGCTGTCTGAGTTCAGCTCCATTTCGGGCCAGGTGATTAACTACCAGAAATCCTTTGTTAACTTCAGCCCTAATACTCCGCAGGACTATTGTGATTTCCTGGCTGCTTCTTTGCGCTTGGGGCAGCGTTCTTCGTTAGGGCCTTATCTAGGGGTTCCTGTGGACATGGGTCGTTCTAAATGTGATGCATTCTACGGCCTAGTGGATTGCATAGCTCGCCGAATTGCTAATTTTGCTTCCTTGCGCATGTCGTCAGCGGCAAAATTAGTGGTTATCAACTCCGTTCTAGTGGCCTCCATCACACATGTTCTTGCAGTTTTCAAGATCCCGAAGTCGATTTGTGAGCGGATCGATCAATTGTGTCTTCAGTTTTGGTGGCGTTCTTCTGCTGATTCCAGGGGAATTTCAATGCTTCCGGCTTCTATTTTACACCTTCCGAAAGGAATGGGGGGTCTTGGTATTAGAAGTATTCAGGATTTTAATCAGGCTCTCCTAGCGAAGAATGCTTGGCGTATTGTTCACAACCCTCAACTTCTTCTTTCGCGCCTTTTCAGGGTTCGTTACCCGAATCTTAGTCTTGCTGGCTCTAGGGCTTCAGGTTCTCGGCCTTCTTGGGGATTTAGGAGCCTTGCTGTAGGGTTCCAAGTTTTGGATCAAGGGATAGCTTGGAAACCAGGGGCAGGGAATCATATTCGCATTACTCAGGATACTTGGGTTCCAGGTAATTTGGTTCGGTTCAAGGCATCGGTTATTGAGTCGGTTAAGCCTACTCATGTTTCCTCATTACTAGATCCGCGTTCCTACGCGTGGAATGTTGAGCTGGTGCATCAACTTTTTGATGACCACACAGCTAGTCAGATTCTAGCTTTGGAACGTCCTTCGGTACAGAAGGACGACTTTGTCTACTGGAAATTTTCTTATGATGGAAAGTTTACGGTTCGTTCAGCTTATGCTATGCTCATGGGTCAGAACCACAATGTGGCCTCGCAGACTACAATTCCCTCTGCTTCTTGGTGGAAACATTTTTGGGGGCTAAAGATTATGCATAAGCTTAAGGTTTTCTTTTGGAAATTGCTTAGGCACTCTCTTTCGTTAGCCTCCATTCTTCAAATGGGGGGTATGCCAATAGATCCAGCTTGTTCCTTTTGTCATCAGTTTCCTGAGACTTTTGAGCATTTATTTAGGGATTGCCCCTTGATAACCCAATTCTGGGCTGCTTCTTCTTCTCTTCAAGTTTTGTTGCCAAATCCGTCAGGCTCTTTGGAGAATTGGTGTATGGGGTTTATGGCAAACTGTTCTTCTTCACGTTTTCACCAGGCTCTGTTAGACAAATTCATTTCTCTGTTATGGTCTGTGTGGATTCTCCGCaataatatcaggtttcggAATGCTGTCTGGGATCCGGGAGCGTTGTCAGCTTTATTGGTTTCCTGGACGGTGCGCTGCTCTGAGGTTCGTGCAGTTTCTCCCCCTTCTTCAAATCAATCGCGTACTCTCTGTCCTATCCCGTTGGACCATCCAGGGCTTTCTCGCCCGGTTATGGATTTCTCTGTTATTTGTCTCATTTGTGATGGTGCTTGGAATTCCACAACCAATGGGGTTAGGTTGGATTCTTCAAGATCCTATAACTCTGTCCCAttctggggggggggggggcaggcCTGTGTGTTAGCTTCAACTTTGCAGGCAGAATTATTGGCTTGTCTTTGGGGGCTTCGGATGGCCATCAATCGTGGTTTTACTAAGGTTCTTCTGTTTTCGAATTGTGCTGTGCTTATTGACTTGGTAACTTCGTCTCAACCAGGTCCTGTTTCGATTACATGGGCTCTTCAGGATTTGCGTCTTCGACTAAGGTCTCTAGAGATGTTTTCAGCCCTCAAG GATCATTTAGGGCACTTTCCACGTTCCCGGTGTTCGGAGGTACGGTCGACGGCGGTGCAGGAGGTTCCCAGGTGGTGCATCGGCGGCGGTGTAGGAGTTCGTCGGCGGTTTCCAGGTGTTTACACGGGGTGTTTTGGTGCGATTTCCAGGGGGTTTTCAGGTGCTGTTTGGGTCCGTTTTGCAGGGTGGTTCAGGCGGTGTTTTGCAGGGTATTTCAGGGTGTTTTTCAGGGTGTTTTGCAGGGTGTTTCAACCGGTGTTTGGTGGTCTGGTTTACGTGAATTCGCAGGCGACGATCTGGTTTGGTGGAGTTTCGAAGGAGGTTCTGTTACGTGGTTGGTGTACGTTGTTTGGCAGGGTGTTGGCTGGGTGCAGGAGGTTCGTCGGCGGCTTGTTTGACGCCGGTAGGTTGTTTGGTGGTCTGCTTTGGCCGGCAGTTTGTGTGGCAGTTTGTGTGGCATTTGTGTGGTTGTCGGGTGCAAGGTGTTGGCTTGCTGTTTGTGTGGCATTTGTGTGGTTGTCGGTGGCTGGCTACGTGGTTGTCTTGTGCGGTTGTTTGTGTTGCTGTTTGTGTGGTTGTCGGTGGCTGGCTACGTGGTTGGTGTACGATATTCGGTAG